One Mycolicibacterium sarraceniae genomic window carries:
- a CDS encoding TetR/AcrR family transcriptional regulator: protein MAGNDWLSSRRAEVAADRILDAAGELFAGHNVGSIGMNDIARAAGCSRATLYRYFENRDVLHTAYVHREAYRLHKQMSELTGGISDPRARLLAGLTTSMALVRESPALSSWFATADSPIGAEMAEQSEVIQALTSGFLLSLRPDDPDVVHRRARWLVRVLTSLLIFPGRNADDERAMLEEFVVPMVCPSETEPATTASSLSTDSTSSP, encoded by the coding sequence ATGGCAGGCAACGATTGGCTGAGTTCACGACGCGCTGAAGTGGCCGCCGACCGCATTCTCGACGCTGCCGGCGAGTTGTTCGCCGGTCACAACGTGGGCAGCATCGGGATGAACGATATCGCCCGTGCCGCAGGGTGTTCCAGGGCCACGCTGTACCGCTACTTCGAGAATCGCGACGTGCTGCACACCGCGTATGTACACCGCGAAGCCTATCGGTTGCACAAGCAGATGTCCGAGCTGACCGGCGGCATTTCCGATCCGCGCGCGCGGCTACTGGCCGGGCTGACCACATCGATGGCGTTGGTGCGCGAAAGCCCCGCGCTGTCATCGTGGTTCGCCACCGCGGACTCCCCCATCGGCGCCGAGATGGCTGAGCAGTCCGAGGTCATTCAGGCGCTGACGTCGGGCTTCCTGCTGTCACTGCGGCCCGACGACCCCGACGTCGTGCACCGCCGCGCCCGCTGGCTGGTTCGAGTACTGACTTCGCTGCTGATCTTCCCGGGCCGCAACGCCGATGATGAGCGCGCGATGCTCGAGGAGTTCGTCGTTCCGATGGTGTGCCCCAGCGAAACCGAGCCCGCGACCACCGCATCGAGTCTGTCCACAGATAGCACTTCATCCCCATAA
- a CDS encoding endonuclease domain-containing protein yields the protein MDIEGPFIGSEAIANGVVRSHQLRAHYRAVFPDVYALKGSQLTLHQRARAGWLWSHRHGIVMGLTAAGLHGAKWLDDSLPVELVAANARPPRGVSTHDLSLQVGERMVLGGLPVTTPLRTAFDIGRRRPTRVAVARMDALLRATGIGVPDISTMAMQHPGARGLRQLESVLALVDAGAQSPRESWLRLTLINAGLPRPQTQVPVQCPDSFTTYYLDMGWEDIMVGVEYDGDHHRTDRWQYAKDNRRREDLERLGWVVIRVLASDTTGDIVHRVRDAFARRASSLR from the coding sequence ATGGATATCGAAGGTCCCTTCATCGGCAGCGAAGCCATCGCCAATGGAGTTGTGCGAAGCCATCAGTTGCGCGCCCACTATCGCGCCGTCTTTCCCGACGTGTACGCCCTGAAGGGATCACAGCTCACCCTTCACCAGCGCGCCCGGGCCGGATGGCTTTGGTCGCATCGGCACGGCATCGTCATGGGCCTCACCGCGGCCGGCCTGCATGGCGCGAAGTGGCTGGATGACTCCCTACCGGTCGAACTCGTCGCGGCAAATGCCAGGCCGCCGCGCGGCGTAAGCACCCACGATCTGTCCCTCCAAGTCGGGGAGCGGATGGTGTTGGGCGGCTTACCTGTCACAACGCCGCTGCGCACGGCGTTCGACATCGGCCGGCGCCGTCCCACCCGAGTAGCGGTCGCTCGGATGGATGCACTGTTGCGCGCGACGGGTATTGGAGTTCCAGATATCAGCACGATGGCCATGCAACACCCTGGTGCGCGGGGCCTTCGCCAACTGGAGTCGGTATTGGCGCTGGTCGATGCCGGCGCTCAATCCCCGAGGGAATCCTGGCTGCGCCTTACGCTCATCAATGCCGGGCTTCCCCGGCCGCAGACGCAGGTACCTGTTCAGTGCCCCGACTCGTTCACGACCTATTACCTCGACATGGGATGGGAAGACATCATGGTCGGCGTCGAGTACGACGGCGACCATCACCGCACAGATCGTTGGCAGTACGCCAAAGACAATCGCCGACGCGAAGATCTGGAGCGCCTCGGTTGGGTCGTCATTCGCGTGCTTGCTTCAGACACGACGGGCGATATCGTGCACCGCGTGCGCGATGCGTTCGCACGTCGAGCATCGAGTCTGCGATGA